One stretch of Carassius carassius chromosome 18, fCarCar2.1, whole genome shotgun sequence DNA includes these proteins:
- the LOC132092532 gene encoding ubiquitin carboxyl-terminal hydrolase 46-like, with translation MTVRNIASICNMGTNASALEKDIGPEQFPINEHYFGLVNFGNTCYCNSVLQALYFCRPFRENVLAYKVQQKKKENLLTCLADLFHSITTQKKKVGVIPPKKFISRLRKENDLFDNYMQQDAHEFLNYLLNTVADILQEEKKPEKQNGRLKNNGTAITTDTEPEQNKTEPTWVHDIFQGTLTNETRCLNCETVSSKDEDFLDLSVDVEQNTSITHCLRDFSNTETLCSEYKYYCEMCCSKQEAQKRMRVKKLPMILALHLKRFKYMEQLHRYTKLSYRVVFPLELRLFNTSADAVNLDRMYDLVAVVVHCGSGPNRGHYITIVKSHGFWLLFDDDIVEKIDAQAIEEFYGLTSDISKNSESGYILFYQSRE, from the exons GGCACCAATGCCTCTGCTCTGGAGAAAGACATTGGTCCAGAGCAGTTCCCCATTAATGAACACTACTTTGGATTGGTCAAT TTTGGAAACACTTGCTACTGTAACTCAGTGTTGCAGGCTCTGTATTTCTGCCGGCCGTTCAGGGAGAATGTGTTGGCGTATAAAGTCCAGCAGAAAAAGAAGGAGAACCTTCTCACTTGTCTGGCCGACCTCTTCCACAGCATCACCACACAGAAGAAGAAGGTGGGCGTGATCCCTCCTAAGAAGTTCATCTCACGTCTGCGGAAAGAGAATG ACCTGTTTGATAACTACATGCAGCAGGACGCCCACGAGTTCCTGAACTACCTGCTGAACACAGTGGCTGACATCCTGCAAGAGGAGAAGAAACCTGAAAAACAGAACGGACGGCTAAAGAACAATGGCACTGCCATCACCACGGACACCGAGCCAGAACAGAACAAGACTGAGCCCACCTGGGTTCACGATATCTTCCAGGGCACGCTGACCAACGAGACGCGCTGTCTCAACTGTGAGACG GTCAGTAGCAAGGATGAAGACTTTTTGGATTTGTCTGTAGATGTTGAGCAGAACACTTCAATAACACACTGTCTCAG GGACTTCAGTAATACAGAGACCTTGTGCAGTGAGTATAAATACTACTGTGAAATGTGCTGTAGCAAACAAGAGGCACAGAAACG TATGCGTGTGAAGAAGCTGCCCATGATCCTGGCTCTTCATCTGAAGCGCTTTAAGTACATGGAGCAGCTGCATCGGTACACTAAACTGAGCTATCGTGTGGTCTTTCCACTGGAGCTCCGCCTCTTCAACACCTCCGCAGATGCCGTCAACCTCGACCGCATGTACGACCTCGTCGCCGTGGTGGTCCACTGTGGCAG TGGCCCAAACAGAGGGCATTACATCACCATCGTGAAGAGTCATGGTTTCTGGCTGCTGTTTGATGATGACATTGTGGAG AAAATTGATGCACAGGCGATAGAGGAGTTCTACGGTTTGACTTCTGACATTTCCAAGAACTCTGAGTCGGGATACATCCTGTTCTATCAGTCAAGAGAATGA